A genomic stretch from Erwinia sp. E_sp_B01_1 includes:
- the leuC gene encoding 3-isopropylmalate dehydratase large subunit: protein MKTLYEKLFDAHVVKESPDETPLLYIDRHLVHEVTSAQAFDGLRAHGRPVRQPSKTFATMDHNVSTQTRDINASGEMARIQMSMLIKNCEAFGVRLYDLKHPFQGIVHVIGPEQGLSLPGMTIVCGDSHTSTHGAFGALAFGIGTSEVEHVLATQTLKQSRAKTMNIEVTGHTAPGITAKDIALAIIGKTGSGGGNGHVVEFSGPAVEALSMEGRMTLCNMAIELGAKAGLVAPDDTTFDYVKGRQFAPKEAAWDEAVAYWRTLKSDSDAHFDRVVRLDAADIAPQVTWGTNPGQVIAVNECIPDPASFSDPVERASAEKALAYMDLKPGIKLTDVRIDKVFIGSCTNSRIEDLRAAAAVVKGHTLAQGVQAFVVPGSGPVKAQAEAEGLDKIFLDAGFEWRLPGCSMCLAMNNDRLNPGERCASTSNRNFEGRQGRGGRTHLLSPAMAAAAAVAGHFADIRELI, encoded by the coding sequence ATGAAAACATTATACGAGAAGCTGTTTGATGCGCATGTGGTGAAAGAATCGCCAGACGAAACCCCGCTGTTGTACATCGACAGGCATCTGGTTCATGAGGTGACCTCGGCGCAGGCCTTTGATGGTCTGCGGGCGCATGGACGCCCGGTACGTCAGCCGTCTAAAACTTTTGCCACTATGGATCACAACGTCTCCACCCAGACGCGTGATATCAATGCCAGCGGCGAGATGGCCCGTATCCAGATGTCGATGCTGATCAAAAACTGTGAAGCTTTTGGCGTACGGTTGTATGACCTGAAACACCCTTTCCAGGGCATCGTGCATGTCATTGGCCCTGAACAGGGACTGTCGCTGCCTGGCATGACCATCGTCTGCGGCGACTCGCACACTTCCACACACGGTGCCTTTGGCGCTCTGGCCTTTGGCATCGGGACTTCAGAGGTGGAACATGTGTTAGCTACCCAGACTCTGAAGCAGTCACGTGCCAAAACCATGAATATTGAAGTCACGGGGCACACGGCACCGGGCATCACGGCTAAAGATATTGCGCTGGCGATTATCGGTAAAACCGGCAGCGGCGGCGGCAATGGTCACGTCGTGGAGTTCTCTGGCCCGGCGGTGGAAGCGTTGAGCATGGAAGGTCGTATGACCCTGTGCAACATGGCGATTGAGTTAGGGGCTAAGGCTGGCCTGGTCGCGCCAGATGACACGACTTTTGACTACGTCAAAGGCCGACAGTTTGCGCCGAAAGAGGCGGCCTGGGATGAAGCCGTCGCTTACTGGCGTACGCTGAAGTCTGACAGCGATGCCCACTTCGATAGAGTGGTGCGGCTGGATGCAGCAGATATTGCCCCGCAGGTAACCTGGGGTACCAATCCCGGCCAGGTGATTGCCGTCAATGAGTGTATTCCCGATCCGGCTTCATTCAGCGATCCGGTGGAGCGGGCTTCCGCTGAAAAAGCGCTGGCGTATATGGATCTTAAGCCCGGCATTAAGCTGACCGACGTCCGGATTGATAAAGTGTTTATTGGCTCCTGCACTAACTCACGTATCGAGGATTTACGGGCCGCGGCAGCAGTGGTGAAAGGTCATACCCTCGCACAAGGTGTTCAGGCCTTTGTGGTGCCTGGCTCCGGGCCGGTAAAAGCGCAGGCTGAAGCTGAAGGGCTGGATAAGATCTTCCTGGATGCCGGTTTTGAGTGGCGTCTTCCCGGTTGCTCTATGTGCCTGGCGATGAACAACGACCGCCTGAACCCTGGCGAACGCTGCGCCTCCACCAGCAACCGCAACTTTGAAGGCCGTCAGGGCCGGGGTGGCCGCACCCATCTCCTGAGTCCGGCCATGGCAGCAGCAGCAGCCGTCGCCGGACATTTTGCCGACATTCGCGAACTGATTTAA
- the thiQ gene encoding thiamine ABC transporter ATP-binding protein ThiQ produces the protein MITLTNLTWLYHHLPMRFSLSMQAGERLAILGPSGAGKSTLLSLIAGFLESNSGSLLLEGKEHSHTPPAKRPVSMLFQENNLFPHLTVAQNIGLGLNPGLKLNQQQKQALQEIARRVGLESCLQRLPAQLSGGQRQRAALARCLVRQQPLLLLDEPFSALDPALRKEMLQLVDEVCQERNITLLMVSHSIEDAARIAPRSMLIVDGRVYWDGSTDKLLKGEVAEAAVLGISVR, from the coding sequence ATGATAACACTCACTAATTTAACCTGGCTGTATCACCATCTGCCGATGCGCTTCTCGCTGAGCATGCAGGCGGGAGAAAGGCTCGCGATCCTGGGGCCAAGCGGCGCAGGAAAAAGTACCCTGCTGAGCCTGATTGCCGGTTTTCTGGAAAGTAACAGTGGAAGCCTGTTGCTGGAGGGGAAAGAACACAGCCATACGCCGCCCGCTAAAAGGCCGGTCTCTATGCTGTTTCAGGAGAATAACCTCTTCCCTCACCTCACCGTGGCGCAGAACATTGGCCTGGGCTTAAACCCCGGCCTGAAGCTGAATCAGCAGCAGAAGCAGGCATTGCAGGAGATTGCCCGCCGCGTTGGGCTGGAGAGCTGCCTGCAACGCCTGCCAGCCCAACTTTCAGGCGGGCAGCGACAGCGTGCTGCTCTCGCTCGCTGCCTGGTACGCCAGCAGCCCCTGCTGCTTCTGGATGAGCCTTTTTCGGCGCTGGATCCTGCGCTGCGTAAAGAGATGCTCCAGCTGGTGGATGAAGTCTGTCAGGAGCGTAATATCACCCTGCTGATGGTCTCGCACAGTATTGAAGATGCCGCGCGGATAGCGCCACGCAGCATGCTGATTGTTGACGGCAGGGTTTACTGGGATGGCAGCACGGACAAGCTGCTGAAAGGCGAAGTGGCTGAGGCCGCCGTGCTCGGCATCAGCGTCCGATAA
- the leuB gene encoding 3-isopropylmalate dehydrogenase: MSGTYHIAVLPGDGIGPEVMAQASKVLTAVRERFNMRITTSEYDVGGIAIDRHGEPLPQATVVGCEQADAILFGSVGGPKWEHLPPAEQPERGALLPLRKHFKLFSNLRPASLHQELEAFCPLRSDIAAKGFDILVVRELTGGIYFGQPKGREGSGQHERAFDTEVYHRFEIERIARIAFESARKRRNKVTSIDKANVLQSSILWRQIVNEVAKDYPDVELAHMYIDNATMQLIKEPSQFDVMLCSNLFGDILSDECAMITGSMGMLPSASLNEQGFGLYEPAGGSAPDIAGKNIANPIAQILSLSLLLRFSLDAADAADAIEHAISRALAEGYRTGDLAGNGESISTEEMGSIIARFIREA, encoded by the coding sequence ATGTCAGGGACCTATCATATAGCTGTATTGCCCGGTGACGGAATCGGGCCGGAAGTGATGGCGCAGGCCAGCAAAGTGCTGACCGCCGTTCGTGAGCGCTTTAACATGCGCATCACCACCAGCGAATATGACGTTGGCGGCATCGCCATCGATCGTCACGGTGAACCGCTGCCGCAGGCGACAGTCGTTGGTTGCGAGCAGGCAGACGCGATCCTTTTTGGTTCTGTAGGCGGCCCGAAATGGGAACATTTACCGCCAGCGGAACAGCCAGAGCGTGGGGCATTGCTGCCGCTGCGTAAGCACTTCAAACTTTTCAGCAATCTGCGCCCCGCCAGCCTGCATCAGGAGCTGGAAGCCTTCTGCCCACTGCGCAGCGACATTGCGGCCAAAGGCTTTGATATTCTGGTGGTGCGTGAGCTCACCGGCGGCATCTACTTTGGTCAGCCAAAAGGGCGTGAAGGCAGCGGCCAGCACGAACGGGCTTTCGATACCGAGGTTTATCACCGTTTTGAAATCGAGCGTATCGCACGTATTGCTTTTGAATCCGCGCGTAAACGCCGGAACAAAGTGACCTCGATTGATAAAGCAAATGTGCTGCAATCCTCCATTCTCTGGCGCCAGATAGTGAACGAAGTGGCGAAAGACTATCCGGATGTTGAACTGGCTCATATGTACATTGATAACGCCACCATGCAGTTAATCAAGGAGCCGTCGCAGTTTGACGTGATGCTTTGCTCCAATCTGTTCGGCGATATCCTCTCCGATGAATGTGCAATGATCACCGGTTCAATGGGGATGCTGCCTTCTGCCAGCCTGAACGAGCAGGGTTTCGGCCTGTACGAACCAGCGGGCGGTTCCGCCCCGGATATTGCAGGTAAAAATATTGCCAACCCCATCGCCCAGATCCTGTCGCTGTCACTGCTGTTACGCTTCAGTCTGGATGCCGCAGACGCGGCAGATGCGATTGAGCATGCCATCAGCCGTGCGCTGGCGGAAGGCTACCGCACCGGAGATTTAGCCGGTAACGGTGAGTCCATCAGCACCGAGGAAATGGGTTCGATCATTGCCCGGTTTATTCGCGAAGCCTGA
- the sgrR gene encoding HTH-type transcriptional regulator SgrR codes for MSSARLQQQFIRLWQCCEGQSQHTTLNDLAVQLSCSRRHMRNLLNAMQEQGWLEWRAEAGRGRRSTLNFLYTGLALQQQRAEELLEHDRVDQLVQLVGDKNTVRQMLISHLGRSFRQGKHILRVLYYRSLLNLLPGTPLRRSESHLARQIFSSLTRINEENGEIEPDIAHHWQQLNPLHWRFYLRPAIHFHHGRELEMADVIDSLQRLTAQPLYSHLERIDSSASWTLDIHLTQPDRWLPWLLGSVSAMILPQEWPQLPDFARHPVGTGPYAVVRNQHSQLKIRAFDDYFGYRALIDEVNIWVLPEISEELIISGVKLEGNSQEEKSEESRLEEGGYFLLFDQRSERGSNEEIRRWVSRLCNPIALLNLAGVAYQHYWFPAYGLLPRWHHRQTVSASEKPAGLTSLTLTFYKDHIEHQGIANTLRPLLAAEGVELIVNQVEYDLWHRGEAESDLWLGSANFTLPLEFSLFALLYEIPLLRHCVPLDWEKDAQRWRENTLPLADWSKQLITSCSLHPLFHHWLLLEGQRSMRGIRMNTLGWFDFKSAWFLPPES; via the coding sequence ATGTCTTCTGCCCGCTTACAACAGCAGTTTATCCGGCTCTGGCAATGTTGCGAAGGTCAGTCGCAGCACACCACCCTGAACGATCTGGCGGTGCAGTTAAGCTGTTCACGGCGTCATATGCGTAATTTACTCAACGCGATGCAGGAGCAAGGCTGGCTGGAGTGGCGGGCTGAAGCGGGCCGGGGAAGACGTTCCACACTCAATTTCCTTTATACGGGTCTGGCTTTACAGCAGCAGCGGGCTGAGGAGTTACTGGAGCACGATCGCGTGGATCAACTGGTGCAGCTGGTCGGCGATAAAAATACCGTCCGGCAGATGCTTATCTCGCACCTGGGGCGCAGTTTCCGTCAGGGGAAACATATCCTGCGCGTGCTTTACTACCGCTCCCTGCTGAATTTGCTGCCCGGTACCCCGCTCCGGCGGTCAGAAAGCCACCTCGCCCGGCAGATTTTCAGCAGCCTTACGCGGATAAATGAGGAAAACGGGGAAATCGAACCGGATATCGCCCACCACTGGCAGCAGCTCAATCCGCTCCACTGGCGGTTTTATTTACGCCCGGCGATCCATTTCCATCATGGCCGCGAACTGGAGATGGCCGATGTTATCGACTCGCTTCAGCGCCTGACCGCTCAGCCTCTTTACTCGCACCTTGAGCGCATCGACTCCTCTGCTTCCTGGACACTGGATATTCACCTTACGCAGCCCGATCGCTGGCTGCCCTGGCTGTTGGGCAGCGTCAGCGCGATGATCCTGCCGCAGGAGTGGCCACAACTGCCTGATTTCGCCCGTCATCCGGTGGGGACCGGGCCTTATGCGGTGGTGCGCAATCAGCACTCCCAGTTGAAGATCCGGGCTTTCGATGACTATTTTGGCTATCGGGCGCTGATCGATGAGGTGAATATCTGGGTACTACCCGAAATCAGTGAAGAACTGATCATTTCCGGGGTCAAGCTTGAGGGAAACAGCCAGGAAGAGAAGTCGGAAGAGAGCCGGCTTGAAGAGGGTGGCTATTTCCTGCTGTTCGATCAGCGTTCAGAGCGGGGAAGCAATGAGGAAATCCGCCGCTGGGTCAGCAGATTATGCAACCCGATAGCGCTGCTGAACCTGGCAGGCGTCGCCTACCAGCATTACTGGTTCCCGGCTTATGGTCTGCTGCCACGCTGGCATCATCGCCAAACCGTGTCAGCCAGCGAGAAACCCGCAGGACTCACCTCTCTGACCCTGACCTTTTACAAGGATCATATTGAACATCAGGGCATTGCCAATACGCTTCGTCCCCTGCTGGCTGCTGAAGGCGTCGAACTGATCGTCAATCAGGTGGAGTATGATCTCTGGCATCGTGGCGAGGCGGAAAGCGATCTCTGGCTGGGCAGCGCTAACTTTACTCTGCCGCTGGAGTTCTCTCTTTTCGCCCTGCTGTATGAAATTCCTCTGCTCCGCCATTGCGTGCCGCTGGACTGGGAAAAGGACGCGCAGCGCTGGCGTGAAAACACTCTGCCGCTGGCCGACTGGAGTAAGCAGTTGATCACTTCATGCAGCCTGCATCCGCTGTTTCATCACTGGCTGCTGCTGGAAGGCCAGCGCAGTATGCGTGGGATCAGAATGAACACGCTCGGCTGGTTTGACTTCAAATCCGCCTGGTTTTTACCTCCTGAATCATGA
- the leuD gene encoding 3-isopropylmalate dehydratase small subunit, which yields MAKKFTRHTGIAVPMDAANVDTDAIIPKQFLQMVTRTGFGRNLFYDWRYTDAEGQIPNPEFVLNKPAFRGASIMLTRENFGCGSSREHAPWALTDYGIQAIIGSDFADIFANNSFNNQLLLVTLSEAEVEELFQLVASEPGVSITVDLEQQEVVAGEKRYAFSIDGFRRHCLINGLDNIGLTLQHDADITAYEQKQPAFLR from the coding sequence ATGGCAAAGAAATTTACCCGACACACTGGCATCGCGGTACCGATGGATGCTGCTAACGTAGACACGGATGCGATCATTCCTAAGCAGTTCCTGCAGATGGTCACGCGCACCGGATTCGGCCGCAACCTGTTTTATGACTGGCGTTATACCGATGCCGAAGGCCAGATCCCTAATCCGGAATTTGTGCTGAACAAGCCGGCGTTTCGCGGTGCCAGTATTATGCTGACCCGTGAGAATTTCGGCTGTGGTTCTTCGCGTGAACACGCGCCCTGGGCACTGACCGACTACGGTATTCAGGCGATTATCGGCAGCGATTTTGCCGATATTTTTGCCAACAACTCTTTTAACAACCAGCTTCTGCTGGTGACATTAAGTGAAGCGGAAGTTGAAGAGTTGTTCCAGCTGGTAGCCAGCGAACCTGGCGTCAGTATCACCGTAGATCTGGAGCAGCAGGAAGTGGTGGCAGGTGAAAAACGTTACGCCTTCAGCATTGACGGCTTTCGCCGCCACTGCCTGATCAACGGACTGGATAATATTGGTCTGACGCTACAGCATGATGCTGATATCACCGCGTATGAGCAAAAACAGCCGGCCTTTCTGCGCTGA
- the thiP gene encoding thiamine/thiamine pyrophosphate ABC transporter permease ThiP, whose amino-acid sequence MATRPQPLIAGWMVPGALAATLLVAVALLAFSALWLNAPQIQWLDLWQDDYLWHVLRFSFWQAFLSAVLAVGPAIPLARALYRRRFPGRETLLRLCAMTLVLPVLVAVFGILSVYGRTGWLAALCALIGIPYTFTPYGLQGILLAHVFFNLPLAARLLLQALEQIPGEQRQLAAQLGLRGWHHFSVVEWPWLRRQILPAGALIFMLCFASFATVLSLGGGPKATTIELAIFQALNFDYDPGRAALLAMIQMICCLGLVMLSQWLSKAIPSGTASINGWRNPEDSWQARIWDALLILCALILLLPPLLAVIVDGFNPGLVSVLQQPALWQATFTSVRIALGAGLLCVLLTMMLLWSSRELRLRQRRFLGQSVELSGMLILAMPGIVLATGFFLLLNATVGLPDAADGIVIFTNALMAIPYAMKVLENPLRDIAERYNRLCQSLDIRGWNRLKLIELRALKGPLAQALAFACVLSIGDFGVVALFGNEDFRTLPFYLYQQIGSYRSQEGAVTALLLLLLCFLLFTLIEKLPGRHDNTH is encoded by the coding sequence ATGGCAACGCGCCCTCAGCCGCTGATTGCTGGCTGGATGGTGCCCGGCGCACTGGCAGCCACGCTGCTGGTCGCCGTGGCGCTGCTGGCCTTCAGTGCGCTGTGGCTGAATGCCCCGCAGATCCAGTGGCTGGATCTCTGGCAGGATGACTATCTCTGGCACGTGCTGCGCTTTTCCTTCTGGCAGGCCTTTCTCTCTGCCGTGCTGGCCGTTGGCCCGGCGATCCCGCTTGCCCGTGCGCTTTACCGGCGACGCTTCCCCGGGCGGGAAACGCTGCTGCGCCTCTGTGCAATGACCCTGGTTTTGCCGGTGCTGGTCGCCGTCTTCGGCATTCTCAGCGTCTATGGACGTACCGGCTGGCTGGCCGCCCTTTGTGCGCTGATCGGCATCCCTTATACCTTCACTCCCTATGGTCTGCAGGGCATTCTGCTGGCCCATGTTTTCTTTAACCTGCCACTGGCGGCACGTCTGTTGCTTCAGGCGCTGGAGCAAATCCCCGGCGAGCAGCGCCAGCTGGCGGCACAGCTTGGCCTGCGCGGCTGGCATCACTTTTCCGTGGTGGAATGGCCCTGGCTACGCCGGCAAATCCTGCCCGCCGGCGCGCTGATTTTTATGCTCTGCTTTGCCAGCTTTGCTACCGTGCTCTCACTGGGCGGCGGCCCGAAAGCCACCACCATCGAGCTGGCCATCTTCCAGGCGCTGAATTTCGATTACGATCCCGGTCGCGCGGCGTTACTGGCGATGATTCAGATGATTTGCTGCCTCGGGCTGGTGATGCTGAGTCAGTGGCTGAGTAAAGCCATCCCCTCCGGTACGGCCAGCATCAATGGCTGGCGCAATCCTGAAGATAGCTGGCAGGCGCGGATCTGGGATGCCTTGCTCATCCTCTGCGCGCTGATTCTGCTGTTGCCGCCGCTGTTAGCTGTGATTGTTGATGGATTCAATCCCGGCCTGGTCAGCGTGCTGCAACAGCCCGCGCTGTGGCAGGCCACCTTCACCTCAGTACGCATTGCGCTGGGTGCAGGCCTGCTCTGTGTGCTTCTGACGATGATGCTGCTGTGGAGTAGCCGTGAACTGCGCCTTCGCCAGCGTCGCTTTCTGGGACAGTCAGTTGAACTCAGTGGGATGCTGATTCTGGCGATGCCGGGAATAGTGCTTGCTACCGGCTTTTTTCTGCTGCTGAACGCCACTGTGGGTCTGCCCGACGCTGCCGATGGTATCGTCATCTTTACCAATGCGCTGATGGCGATTCCCTACGCGATGAAGGTACTGGAAAACCCGTTAAGAGACATCGCTGAACGTTACAACCGGTTGTGTCAGTCGCTGGATATCAGGGGCTGGAACCGGCTGAAGCTGATTGAGTTACGGGCGCTGAAAGGCCCGCTGGCTCAGGCGCTGGCGTTTGCCTGCGTGCTGTCGATTGGGGACTTCGGCGTGGTGGCGCTTTTTGGCAACGAAGATTTCCGCACGCTGCCGTTTTATCTTTACCAACAGATAGGTTCCTACCGCAGTCAGGAAGGGGCCGTCACGGCTCTGCTGTTGCTGCTGCTCTGTTTCCTGCTCTTTACCCTGATCGAAAAACTGCCGGGACGTCATGATAACACTCACTAA
- a CDS encoding sugar efflux transporter, which translates to MKSLLTRRRRINPVYLAFMAVSFMIGVAGALQAPTLSLFLTREVAVRPFWVGLFYTVNAIAGIAVSILLAKRSDNQGDRRMLILFCCLMAIGNALLFAFNRDYLTLITFGVLLSALASVSMPQIFALAREYADSSAREVVMFSSVMRAQLSLAWVIGPPLSFALALNYGFTTMFVIAAGLFVVCIALIWFALPSVPRVAQSPEVVITQVSAWKSRDVRLLFLASLLMWTCNTMYIIDMPLYITSVLGLPDRLAGLLMGVAAGLEIPAMLLAGHYVKRFGKRKMMLFAVAAGTVFYLGLVLFQSKTALLVLQIFNAIFIGIVAGIGMLYFQDLMPGRPGAATTLFTNSISTGVIVAGIVQGALAETFGHYSVYWAALVLSLGALAMSAKVKDV; encoded by the coding sequence ATGAAATCGCTTCTCACACGCCGTCGTCGTATCAACCCTGTTTATCTCGCCTTTATGGCTGTCTCTTTTATGATTGGGGTAGCCGGTGCCCTTCAGGCGCCAACGTTGAGCCTGTTTCTGACCCGCGAAGTTGCTGTTCGCCCCTTCTGGGTTGGGCTGTTTTACACCGTAAATGCCATCGCCGGTATTGCGGTCAGTATCCTGCTGGCGAAGCGATCGGATAACCAGGGCGACCGGCGAATGCTGATCCTGTTCTGCTGCCTGATGGCGATCGGCAATGCGCTGCTGTTTGCTTTCAATCGCGACTATCTGACGCTGATTACCTTTGGCGTGCTGCTTTCCGCGCTGGCCAGCGTTTCAATGCCGCAAATATTTGCCCTGGCGAGGGAGTATGCCGACAGCTCCGCGCGGGAAGTGGTGATGTTCAGCTCGGTGATGCGGGCGCAATTGTCGCTGGCCTGGGTTATAGGACCGCCCCTCTCCTTTGCGCTGGCGTTGAATTACGGTTTCACCACCATGTTTGTTATCGCCGCCGGGCTGTTTGTGGTCTGTATTGCGTTGATCTGGTTCGCGCTGCCTTCAGTTCCGCGCGTGGCGCAGTCGCCTGAAGTGGTGATTACCCAGGTCAGTGCCTGGAAGAGCAGGGATGTCAGGCTGTTGTTCCTGGCGTCGCTACTGATGTGGACCTGCAATACCATGTATATCATTGATATGCCGCTGTATATCACCAGCGTTCTTGGGTTGCCAGATCGTCTGGCCGGGCTGTTGATGGGGGTGGCAGCGGGTCTGGAAATTCCGGCTATGCTGCTGGCCGGACATTACGTTAAGCGTTTCGGCAAGCGCAAGATGATGCTGTTTGCGGTGGCTGCCGGGACGGTATTTTACCTCGGTCTGGTGCTGTTCCAGTCCAAAACTGCTCTGCTGGTTTTACAGATATTTAATGCGATCTTTATCGGTATTGTCGCCGGGATTGGCATGCTCTATTTCCAGGATCTGATGCCGGGTCGGCCTGGTGCTGCAACCACGCTGTTTACCAACAGTATTTCAACCGGCGTAATTGTGGCGGGCATAGTCCAGGGGGCGCTGGCTGAGACTTTTGGCCATTACTCCGTCTACTGGGCGGCGCTGGTGCTGTCACTGGGGGCGCTGGCGATGTCGGCAAAAGTCAAAGACGTTTAG
- the thiB gene encoding thiamine ABC transporter substrate binding subunit codes for MLKKLLPLLILTTLPAFAAKPVLTVYTYDSFSADWGPGPAIKKAFEARCGCELKYVALEDGVSLLNRLRMEGKKSKADVVLGLDNNLLDAAEKTGLFAESQVDTSNTTVPGGWSNKTFVPYDYGWFAFVYDKTRLQNPPKSLKELVETDRPIKVIYEDPRTSTPGLGLLLWMQKVFGDQTPEAWQKLAKKTVTVTKGWSEAYGLFLKGEGDMVLSYTTSPAYHLIEEKKTQYAAADFSEGHYLQVEVAGQLKSSQQPELAEKFMKFMLDKPFQESIPTGNWMYPVVKSTLPAGFDTLTVPAKTLQYTPQEVASQRSQWISAWQRALSR; via the coding sequence GTGTTGAAAAAATTATTGCCTCTGCTGATCCTCACCACCCTCCCTGCTTTTGCCGCTAAACCTGTGTTGACGGTCTATACCTACGATTCGTTCTCCGCCGACTGGGGGCCTGGCCCGGCGATCAAGAAAGCCTTCGAAGCCCGTTGCGGATGCGAACTGAAATATGTCGCGCTGGAAGATGGCGTTTCCCTGCTTAACCGTCTGCGGATGGAAGGCAAAAAGAGCAAAGCTGACGTGGTACTGGGGCTGGATAATAATCTGCTGGATGCGGCAGAGAAAACCGGCCTGTTTGCTGAAAGCCAGGTCGACACCAGCAATACCACCGTGCCGGGCGGCTGGAGCAACAAAACCTTTGTCCCTTATGACTACGGCTGGTTCGCCTTCGTTTACGATAAAACCAGACTGCAAAATCCGCCGAAAAGCCTGAAGGAGCTGGTGGAAACCGATCGTCCCATTAAGGTCATCTACGAGGATCCGCGCACCAGCACGCCAGGACTGGGTCTGCTGCTGTGGATGCAGAAAGTCTTTGGCGACCAGACGCCGGAAGCCTGGCAGAAACTGGCGAAGAAAACCGTCACCGTCACCAAAGGATGGAGCGAGGCCTACGGGCTGTTCCTGAAAGGTGAAGGCGATATGGTGCTGAGCTATACCACTTCACCCGCTTATCATCTGATTGAAGAGAAAAAAACTCAGTATGCCGCGGCTGACTTCAGCGAAGGTCACTATCTGCAGGTGGAAGTTGCCGGACAGCTTAAAAGCAGCCAACAGCCGGAACTGGCTGAGAAATTCATGAAATTCATGCTGGATAAGCCCTTCCAGGAGAGTATTCCGACCGGCAACTGGATGTATCCGGTAGTGAAAAGCACGCTGCCAGCCGGGTTCGACACCCTGACCGTTCCGGCTAAAACTCTGCAATACACCCCGCAGGAAGTGGCCAGCCAGCGTAGCCAGTGGATAAGTGCATGGCAACGCGCCCTCAGCCGCTGA
- a CDS encoding DedA family protein, translating into MEAWLQHLITQSLAWSLLAVGLITFFESLALVGLLLPGTVLMASFGALIGSGQIGLYPAWLAGTVGCLVGDWISYLIGWHFKGPLHRWSFIKKHQGLMDKTEHALHQHSMFTIIVGRFVGPTRPLIPLVAGMLELPVKKFIPPNIIGCVLWPPLYLLPGILAGVAIDVPKDANSSMFKWLLLAVALVVWLGVWLCWRWLRAKKQSDWASAFLPLSRLRWLAPLMMGIAVASFVALQFHPMMPIFRQLLSQVFIGR; encoded by the coding sequence ATGGAAGCCTGGCTGCAACACCTTATAACGCAATCACTTGCCTGGTCCTTGCTGGCTGTTGGGCTGATCACCTTTTTCGAATCTCTGGCGCTGGTCGGCCTGTTGCTTCCGGGCACCGTGCTGATGGCTTCATTTGGTGCCCTGATTGGCAGCGGGCAGATCGGATTGTATCCCGCCTGGCTGGCCGGAACGGTGGGCTGTCTGGTGGGCGACTGGATCTCCTATCTGATCGGCTGGCATTTCAAAGGGCCGCTGCACCGGTGGTCGTTTATCAAAAAACATCAGGGGCTGATGGATAAAACCGAGCATGCCCTGCATCAGCACAGCATGTTCACCATTATTGTCGGACGCTTTGTTGGGCCAACGCGTCCGCTGATCCCGCTGGTGGCCGGTATGCTTGAACTGCCGGTAAAGAAGTTTATTCCACCCAACATTATTGGCTGCGTGCTCTGGCCGCCGCTCTACCTGTTGCCGGGAATTCTGGCCGGCGTGGCGATTGATGTGCCAAAAGATGCCAACAGCAGCATGTTTAAATGGCTGTTGCTGGCGGTTGCGCTGGTGGTATGGCTGGGCGTCTGGCTGTGCTGGCGCTGGCTTCGTGCTAAAAAGCAGTCCGACTGGGCTTCGGCTTTTCTGCCACTGAGCCGCCTGCGCTGGCTGGCTCCGCTGATGATGGGGATTGCCGTCGCCAGCTTTGTTGCCCTGCAATTCCATCCGATGATGCCGATATTCCGCCAGTTATTGTCGCAGGTATTTATCGGACGCTGA